The following coding sequences lie in one Deltaproteobacteria bacterium genomic window:
- a CDS encoding acetyl-CoA carboxylase biotin carboxyl carrier protein subunit: MASADKKQPTRYLALHAGEEHELLLVENGAEASHRVTLDGKEHVVDAIFLEGGTWSLLVDGKSYEVDLHADEAHPEKMVVSVRGHRFPLEVLDERRLRMRAAGGGFEVEGRVELKAPMPGKVVKLLKAVGDEVAEGEGVIVVEAMKMENELKAPKAGTLSEIRVETGDTVDGGTLLLVIE, from the coding sequence GTGGCCTCAGCCGATAAGAAGCAACCGACCCGCTACCTGGCGCTCCACGCCGGCGAGGAGCACGAGCTCCTGCTGGTGGAGAACGGCGCCGAGGCCTCCCACCGCGTGACCCTCGACGGCAAGGAGCACGTCGTCGACGCGATCTTCCTCGAGGGCGGCACCTGGTCGCTGCTCGTCGACGGCAAGAGCTACGAGGTCGACCTCCACGCCGACGAGGCCCACCCCGAGAAGATGGTGGTCTCGGTGCGGGGCCACCGCTTCCCCCTCGAGGTGCTCGACGAGCGGCGGCTGCGCATGCGCGCCGCGGGCGGGGGCTTCGAGGTCGAGGGCCGGGTCGAGCTCAAGGCCCCCATGCCCGGGAAGGTCGTGAAGCTCCTCAAGGCCGTCGGCGACGAGGTCGCCGAGGGCGAGGGCGTGATCGTGGTCGAGGCCATGAAGATGGAGAACGAGCTGAAGGCCCCCAAGGCCGGCACCCTCTCCGAGATCCGGGTCGAGACCGGCGACACCGTCGACGGCGGCACCCTGCTCCTGGTCATCGAGTAG
- a CDS encoding acetyl-CoA carboxylase biotin carboxylase subunit, producing MRTCRELGVRTVAVYSEPDRASLHVRYAGEAYPIGPAASSESYLRIDKILAVAKKSGAEAIHPGYGFLSENPEFATAVKDAGLTLIGPPASSMIAMGEKTRARQKMIAAGVPVVPGTEAAIETAEEALAEAEKAGYPVMLKAAAGGGGKGMRRVDDAAELKAAFEAARREAEASFGDGRIYLEKYLLEPRHIEIQIFADSHGNVVHFGERECSVQRRHQKVIEETPSPIVDEAMREQMGEVACQAARAVDYLGAGTVEFLVDAHRNFYFLEMNTRLQVEHPITEMVNDGVDLVKLQLEVAAGRPLATTESTRLPRGHAIEARIYAEDPEQGFLPTPGRISYLRVPGGPGVRLDSGIYAGWEVPIHYDPMIAKLCARGPDRETAIARLDRALSELEVTGLRTNVAWLRRVLRHPTFVSGHYDTGFLDAAKDELLAPDTDSLHEVAMLAGAIYSQDRTRRLASKALGARAPEQSNWKNEGRRRGLSR from the coding sequence ATGCGCACCTGCCGCGAGCTGGGGGTGCGCACCGTCGCGGTCTACAGCGAGCCCGACCGGGCCAGCCTCCACGTGCGCTACGCCGGCGAGGCCTACCCCATCGGCCCGGCGGCGAGCAGCGAGAGCTACCTGCGGATCGACAAGATCCTCGCGGTGGCGAAGAAGAGCGGCGCCGAGGCGATCCACCCCGGCTACGGCTTCCTCTCGGAGAACCCCGAGTTCGCCACCGCCGTGAAGGACGCGGGCCTGACCCTCATCGGCCCGCCCGCCAGCAGCATGATCGCCATGGGCGAGAAGACCCGGGCCCGGCAGAAGATGATCGCCGCCGGGGTGCCGGTGGTGCCGGGCACCGAGGCGGCCATCGAGACCGCCGAGGAGGCCCTCGCCGAGGCCGAGAAGGCGGGCTACCCGGTGATGCTCAAGGCCGCGGCCGGCGGCGGCGGCAAGGGCATGCGGCGGGTGGACGACGCCGCGGAGCTGAAGGCCGCCTTCGAGGCCGCGCGCCGCGAGGCCGAGGCCTCCTTCGGCGACGGGCGGATCTACCTGGAGAAGTACCTGCTCGAGCCCCGCCACATCGAGATCCAGATCTTCGCCGACAGCCACGGCAACGTGGTGCACTTCGGCGAGCGCGAGTGCTCGGTGCAGCGGCGCCACCAGAAGGTCATCGAGGAGACCCCCAGCCCGATCGTCGACGAGGCGATGCGGGAGCAGATGGGCGAGGTCGCCTGCCAGGCCGCGAGGGCGGTCGACTACCTCGGCGCGGGCACCGTCGAGTTCCTGGTGGACGCCCACCGGAACTTCTACTTCCTCGAGATGAACACCCGGCTCCAGGTCGAGCACCCCATCACCGAGATGGTGAACGACGGGGTGGACCTGGTGAAGCTGCAGCTCGAGGTCGCCGCCGGCCGCCCGCTGGCCACCACCGAGTCGACCCGCCTGCCCCGGGGCCACGCCATCGAGGCGCGGATCTACGCCGAGGATCCCGAGCAGGGCTTCCTGCCGACGCCGGGCCGGATCTCCTACCTGCGGGTCCCCGGGGGTCCGGGGGTGCGCCTCGACAGCGGCATCTACGCCGGCTGGGAGGTGCCGATCCACTACGACCCGATGATCGCCAAGCTCTGCGCCCGGGGGCCGGATCGCGAGACCGCCATCGCCCGCCTGGACCGGGCCCTCTCCGAGCTGGAGGTCACCGGCCTGCGCACCAACGTCGCCTGGCTCCGGAGGGTGCTGCGCCACCCGACCTTCGTCTCGGGGCACTACGACACGGGCTTCCTGGACGCCGCGAAGGACGAGCTCCTGGCGCCCGACACCGACTCGCTGCACGAGGTGGCGATGCTGGCCGGGGCCATCTACAGCCAGGACCGCACCCGGCGCCTGGCGAGCAAGGCCCTGGGCGCCCGCGCCCCCGAGCAGAGCAACTGGAAGAACGAGGGACGCCGCCGTGGCCTCAGCCGATAA